A DNA window from Leptolyngbya sp. KIOST-1 contains the following coding sequences:
- a CDS encoding peptidoglycan DD-metalloendopeptidase family protein — protein sequence MATDSSKREFNPFLGYSYSRRLVELGRVVLLVGGLSSGLAVVPALATTEIDPSTPISAESLLPAAASPSGVESGPQAPAPASIQGSVEALPSASVSAPAQPPERTVPNQVPANDSVPAGYNSVFIDPTDYSLGATAAPGGASPNLVFAERATGCQITVAGSQTPPQSSCQATAPNSTSPPADSGYGIQVGPVTISSRGVSLGDTTIVSRAQLNERLRPLNILRRGNEEYVFPLSIPAPITSLFGWRMHPVHQNWRFHAGTDLGSPAGTPVLATRSGKVAVADYLGGYGLTVILRHDDGDLESRYAHLSKLAVQAGEWVEQGEVIGLVGSTGTATGPNLHFEIRQLTSQGWIAADAKDILDDGIADLLNVINNPLQALGAGTAGEASGAAAPADYPFRPAQPNAS from the coding sequence ATGGCGACTGACAGTAGCAAAAGGGAATTTAACCCGTTCTTGGGGTACAGCTACTCTAGGCGGCTGGTAGAGCTAGGGCGTGTTGTCCTGCTTGTGGGTGGGTTAAGCAGCGGGTTGGCGGTTGTACCAGCCCTGGCCACAACTGAGATAGACCCATCAACCCCCATTTCAGCAGAGTCGTTGCTCCCTGCCGCAGCCAGTCCGTCCGGAGTCGAAAGCGGACCCCAAGCTCCTGCTCCTGCTTCAATACAGGGTTCGGTAGAAGCGTTACCCAGTGCAAGCGTTAGCGCACCTGCTCAACCGCCCGAACGGACTGTACCCAATCAAGTGCCTGCTAATGACTCTGTTCCGGCTGGTTATAACAGCGTCTTTATTGACCCAACTGATTACAGCCTTGGGGCGACAGCGGCTCCAGGAGGGGCTTCTCCTAATCTCGTGTTTGCAGAACGAGCAACGGGCTGTCAAATCACCGTAGCAGGGTCGCAAACCCCTCCCCAGTCTTCCTGTCAAGCAACCGCCCCAAACTCTACCAGCCCACCTGCGGATAGTGGCTATGGCATTCAAGTGGGGCCTGTTACTATCAGCTCGCGCGGTGTTAGCTTGGGCGATACCACCATCGTTAGCCGAGCCCAGTTAAATGAAAGACTGCGGCCCTTAAACATCCTCCGTCGCGGCAATGAGGAATATGTTTTCCCCCTGTCTATTCCAGCCCCAATCACCTCGCTGTTCGGCTGGCGGATGCATCCCGTCCATCAAAACTGGCGATTTCACGCTGGCACCGACTTGGGGTCTCCTGCTGGCACCCCGGTTTTAGCCACCCGCTCAGGCAAGGTTGCGGTGGCCGATTACCTTGGTGGTTATGGCCTAACGGTAATTCTGCGCCACGATGATGGGGATTTGGAGTCTCGCTATGCCCATTTGTCCAAGCTGGCCGTGCAGGCTGGAGAATGGGTTGAGCAAGGGGAGGTTATTGGTCTGGTGGGCAGCACCGGCACGGCGACTGGCCCAAACCTGCACTTTGAAATCCGCCAGCTAACTAGTCAGGGCTGGATAGCAGCAGATGCCAAAGATATCTTAGACGACGGCATTGCTGACCTGCTCAACGTTATCAACAACCCCTTGCAGGCATTGGGAGCGGGTACCGCTGGTGAAGCCAGTGGCGCAGCGGCTCCCGCCGACTATCCCTTCCGCCCGGCCCAGCCAAACGCCAGCTAG
- a CDS encoding DEAD/DEAH box helicase family protein: MVFSNTSSRQVVEGTTVQNLRQTMLLEGIAESDCNVIFTTATNILTRCVAPEETGSSQGLIYGNIQSGKTAVIIAVIALGLDNGHQNFVVLTSDLNDLYIQTLNRIQSSLHNCHVLEKQDFKQPPNLNPSIPLIFVSSKNPTVLPRLTAAIDQLGRNENNFLIIDDEADQASLDTNINNNRPPSSVNREITNLRNSLISYTFLQTTATPQALFLQDSQDAFRPTFVEVTQRAKVMWEGTISSMMMIFNRHHICV; the protein is encoded by the coding sequence ATGGTATTCAGCAACACTTCGAGCCGACAAGTAGTTGAAGGAACAACTGTACAAAATCTTCGGCAAACTATGTTGTTGGAAGGCATTGCGGAATCAGATTGCAACGTGATATTTACAACTGCTACTAACATTCTTACTCGTTGCGTAGCTCCAGAAGAGACAGGCTCTTCTCAGGGATTGATATATGGGAACATTCAAAGTGGTAAGACTGCCGTAATTATTGCCGTGATTGCATTAGGTCTAGATAATGGCCACCAGAATTTTGTGGTTCTAACTTCTGATTTGAATGATTTGTATATTCAAACTCTGAATAGGATACAATCTTCTCTACATAATTGCCACGTACTTGAAAAGCAAGACTTCAAACAACCCCCCAATCTTAATCCGAGTATTCCCCTAATTTTTGTTTCATCAAAAAATCCCACAGTTCTCCCAAGACTCACGGCTGCGATAGACCAGCTTGGTCGTAACGAGAACAACTTTCTGATTATTGATGATGAAGCAGATCAAGCAAGCTTAGATACCAATATCAATAATAATCGTCCACCTAGTAGCGTTAATAGAGAAATCACAAACCTAAGAAATTCTTTGATTTCATATACGTTTTTGCAGACGACTGCAACGCCACAAGCACTATTTCTGCAAGATAGCCAAGACGCTTTTAGGCCAACCTTTGTAGAAGTTACACAGCGAGCGAAAGTTATGTGGGAGGGAACCATTTCTTCAATGATGATGATTTTCAATCGTCACCACATTTGTGTTTAG
- a CDS encoding vitamin K epoxide reductase family protein: MPRKQSTPWIHRYARPLMAGLAAVGAVVTAYLTINKLTGSATACPTKGCDIVLSSPYATVFGQPLALFGFLAYVGMAVMAIAPLLVNGSGQKDLRDKLTRLTQPLLLIGGTAMMVFSGYLMYLLTAEIQAACLYCIGSALLSTSLFLLALIGQNWSDLSQPFFIGSITAFLVVVGTLGVYANVNNPVAEGSGDQLGPAITTQSGPAEMALAQHLADTGAIFYGAWWCPHCHDQKQLFGQEASQVMPYVECATPEGQEQTPECQEAGITGYPTWEINGERLSGTQTLEELAQLSGYTGPTTFQNSI, from the coding sequence ATGCCGCGTAAACAATCAACTCCCTGGATTCATCGCTATGCCCGCCCTCTGATGGCGGGGTTAGCGGCGGTTGGCGCTGTCGTCACCGCTTACTTAACGATCAACAAGCTCACGGGTAGCGCCACGGCCTGCCCTACCAAGGGCTGTGACATCGTGCTCTCTAGCCCCTATGCCACGGTGTTTGGCCAGCCGCTGGCCCTGTTTGGATTTTTGGCTTACGTGGGTATGGCAGTGATGGCGATCGCCCCCCTGCTGGTCAATGGGTCTGGGCAAAAAGACCTCAGGGATAAACTCACCCGATTGACCCAACCCCTGCTGCTGATCGGCGGCACCGCCATGATGGTCTTTAGCGGCTACCTCATGTATCTGCTTACCGCAGAAATCCAGGCGGCCTGTCTTTATTGCATCGGCTCAGCGCTCCTCTCTACCAGCCTGTTTTTGCTTGCCCTCATCGGCCAAAATTGGTCTGATCTATCTCAACCCTTCTTTATTGGCAGCATTACAGCATTTCTGGTGGTGGTGGGCACCCTGGGCGTCTATGCCAATGTCAACAACCCAGTTGCCGAGGGCTCGGGCGATCAGCTGGGGCCTGCCATCACCACCCAATCTGGCCCGGCTGAAATGGCTTTGGCTCAGCACCTGGCCGACACTGGTGCTATTTTCTACGGAGCCTGGTGGTGCCCCCACTGCCACGACCAAAAGCAGCTGTTTGGCCAAGAAGCCAGCCAGGTTATGCCCTACGTAGAGTGCGCTACCCCCGAGGGGCAAGAGCAAACCCCCGAGTGTCAGGAAGCTGGCATTACCGGCTATCCCACCTGGGAAATCAATGGTGAGCGCCTGTCGGGGACACAAACCCTAGAGGAACTTGCCCAGCTCTCGGGCTATACCGGCCCCACCACATTTCAAAATTCAATTTAG
- a CDS encoding tetratricopeptide repeat protein gives MRGTGKLLGLAGMAMGGLLIVATPAGAHSPGQALSEQAQRDELADLLESGAELVEAGDLAEALARYQHAAGLAEDNAKIFSAIGYLQARQGNFQAAIAAFQTAIGLEPNNLAVYFGLAHAHSNLGEYEAAGNAYRQILRLQPDNQAAQLGLGAALFQTAAFEEALAIYTKLLQQDPNNLQAAESIGLILLQQGNTDAAIAALERAAILAPQASRIQLNLGIAHLKAGNMASALTAFRAAAAEEPRNADIRMQIGYLLWQQGNLDAALESYQQAARLQPDSVIAHDAIADLYFEQQEVLMTIVAHREVLEMAPDHAPGYYHLGVALEARGRRAEAIAALQRAKTLLLEQENGEDAQIVDELLQKLQSS, from the coding sequence TTGAGAGGTACAGGTAAACTATTGGGCCTGGCGGGTATGGCGATGGGAGGGCTGCTAATAGTGGCCACTCCGGCGGGTGCTCACAGCCCCGGCCAGGCGTTGAGCGAGCAGGCCCAGCGCGATGAACTGGCCGACTTGCTAGAGTCGGGGGCAGAGCTAGTCGAAGCCGGTGATCTGGCTGAGGCGCTCGCTCGTTACCAGCACGCGGCTGGTCTAGCTGAGGACAATGCCAAAATCTTCTCGGCCATTGGCTACCTTCAGGCTCGCCAGGGCAATTTTCAAGCGGCGATCGCCGCTTTTCAAACCGCTATTGGGCTAGAGCCTAACAATCTGGCTGTTTACTTTGGTTTGGCCCATGCCCATAGCAACCTGGGGGAGTATGAAGCGGCAGGCAATGCCTACCGGCAAATCCTACGATTGCAGCCCGATAACCAGGCGGCTCAACTGGGGCTAGGCGCGGCGCTGTTTCAAACCGCAGCCTTTGAAGAGGCTCTGGCGATCTACACCAAGCTTTTGCAGCAAGACCCCAACAACCTACAAGCCGCCGAATCTATCGGCCTGATTTTGCTCCAGCAAGGCAATACCGATGCGGCGATCGCCGCCTTAGAACGAGCCGCTATCCTGGCCCCCCAGGCCAGCCGAATTCAGCTGAACCTGGGCATTGCCCACCTCAAAGCAGGGAATATGGCCTCGGCGCTAACTGCGTTTAGAGCGGCAGCGGCAGAAGAGCCCCGCAACGCCGATATTCGCATGCAGATTGGCTACCTGCTCTGGCAGCAGGGGAATCTAGACGCCGCCCTAGAAAGCTATCAGCAGGCAGCCCGGCTTCAGCCCGACTCGGTGATTGCCCACGATGCGATCGCCGATCTCTACTTCGAGCAGCAAGAGGTACTGATGACCATCGTCGCCCATCGCGAGGTGCTCGAGATGGCCCCCGACCACGCCCCTGGTTACTACCATCTAGGCGTTGCGCTAGAGGCGCGGGGCCGCCGGGCAGAAGCGATCGCGGCGCTGCAACGGGCAAAGACGTTACTCCTGGAGCAAGAAAACGGTGAAGACGCCCAGATTGTTGACGAGCTGCTGCAAAAACTCCAATCGTCGTAG
- a CDS encoding peptidoglycan D,D-transpeptidase FtsI family protein, whose product MATPNRASARRNQRLVQQRQLLAAKMQVVAWRRIVVVWLLLVLALVGIGGRLVYLQLLQGETLSALAEQQRTLPTLIRQARYPIVDRFGGVLATDQVAYTLYMHPKLFKQSVAEVTEALASVVAMPQNELLALLNQQSTGIRFPGQLSEVEGDRIRSLRIDGLELVPQQQRFYPQQELFAPILGFINLDGKPQAGLEMAYAEQLAIAAPPAVDPAVPSLARGSSPNASLRLTLDSRLQRIAQQELEAVVQAYNAQRGTVMVMDAPTGEILTLASVPTYDPNRYYDADISAFRTWPVSDTYEPGSTFKPINVAIALEDQVISPDDVINDSGRMQFGKWLIKNSDYGEVGARGPISITDILKYSSNVGMVQIMQKMAASNYFSWLERLTLGQPTEIDLPSEASGQMKPRDKFINSQVETATTSFGQGFALTPVKMLQLLATLANGGNLVTPHIVEGMVAEDGTYLWQTEHADPKAVFSLQTTQQVLAMMEAVVAEGTGKPAQIEGYRVAGKTGTAQKVNNSTGYSSARITSFVGIAPVEAPRYVVLAVIDEPTGENAYGSTVAAPLVKRVMESLLVLQGVSPSRAGEVP is encoded by the coding sequence ATGGCCACCCCTAATCGTGCTTCTGCTCGGCGCAACCAGAGACTAGTTCAGCAACGTCAACTGTTGGCCGCCAAAATGCAGGTGGTGGCGTGGCGGCGCATCGTTGTCGTCTGGCTGCTGTTGGTGCTGGCCTTAGTCGGAATTGGCGGGCGGCTGGTCTACTTACAGCTGCTGCAAGGGGAGACCCTGAGCGCTCTAGCCGAACAGCAGCGAACACTACCGACGCTGATTCGCCAAGCTCGTTACCCAATTGTCGATCGTTTCGGTGGCGTGCTGGCGACTGACCAGGTTGCTTATACCCTTTACATGCATCCCAAGCTGTTTAAGCAGTCTGTCGCCGAGGTAACCGAGGCATTGGCCTCTGTGGTGGCTATGCCACAGAATGAACTCTTGGCTTTACTTAACCAGCAATCCACCGGTATTCGGTTTCCGGGTCAACTGTCAGAGGTGGAGGGCGATCGCATTCGATCCTTACGCATCGATGGCCTAGAGTTGGTGCCTCAGCAGCAGCGGTTTTACCCCCAGCAGGAACTCTTTGCCCCGATCCTAGGGTTCATCAATCTCGATGGGAAACCCCAGGCCGGGTTAGAGATGGCCTACGCCGAACAACTCGCGATCGCCGCGCCCCCAGCTGTCGATCCAGCGGTGCCGTCGTTAGCGCGTGGGTCATCCCCAAACGCAAGCTTACGCTTGACGCTTGACAGCCGCCTACAGCGCATTGCCCAGCAAGAACTAGAGGCGGTGGTTCAGGCATACAACGCCCAGCGAGGCACCGTAATGGTTATGGACGCCCCAACTGGAGAAATCTTAACCCTGGCCAGCGTGCCCACCTATGACCCCAATCGCTACTACGATGCCGACATCAGCGCCTTTCGCACTTGGCCAGTGAGCGACACCTACGAACCCGGCTCGACTTTTAAGCCGATCAATGTTGCGATCGCCCTAGAAGATCAAGTGATTTCCCCTGATGACGTCATCAACGACAGCGGACGTATGCAGTTTGGTAAGTGGTTGATTAAAAACAGCGACTACGGCGAGGTCGGTGCCCGAGGCCCCATTTCAATTACCGATATCCTCAAATATTCCAGCAATGTAGGCATGGTGCAAATCATGCAAAAAATGGCGGCTTCCAACTACTTTAGCTGGCTAGAACGCCTGACCCTGGGGCAGCCTACAGAGATTGACTTGCCGTCGGAAGCCTCTGGGCAAATGAAACCCCGAGACAAATTCATCAACAGTCAGGTCGAAACGGCCACTACTTCATTTGGTCAAGGGTTTGCGCTGACACCGGTAAAAATGCTGCAACTGCTGGCCACCTTAGCCAATGGTGGGAACCTGGTAACTCCTCACATTGTCGAGGGTATGGTGGCAGAAGACGGTACCTATCTGTGGCAGACCGAACATGCCGATCCTAAAGCCGTCTTCTCCCTACAAACCACCCAACAGGTGCTCGCCATGATGGAAGCAGTGGTCGCTGAGGGAACCGGTAAACCTGCCCAAATTGAGGGCTACCGGGTTGCTGGAAAAACGGGCACAGCCCAAAAAGTTAACAACTCAACCGGTTATAGTTCTGCCCGCATCACTAGCTTTGTAGGCATTGCGCCCGTAGAAGCCCCCCGCTATGTGGTGTTAGCGGTCATTGATGAGCCCACTGGCGAGAACGCCTACGGCTCGACGGTAGCAGCTCCTCTGGTTAAACGGGTGATGGAGTCGCTGTTGGTGCTCCAGGGAGTATCTCCGAGTCGCGCTGGAGAAGTGCCGTGA
- a CDS encoding Z1 domain-containing protein, producing the protein MDLALLSNQNQIPPSLIDSLFVFLTGAASLRLLGNIKNYTYLLHTSFRQAQHTQAAIVISQFFTQLQGELGPNQTPSNRTMSGFMEAYNALQSTFGNDMPSFEDVISEVRNYILSTSISEVNASTGDGVDPNPTRRHTIYIGGAKIGRGVTIRNLLVTYYGRDAQKPQMDTVLQHARMYGYRQNELPAIRIYLPIHLARRFYDIHASDNAVREVCNQVGEPISVLPLSTSLNPTRRNVLNKMTVDQRAYVGGRQYFPRQPIAEPPILVNAQTQQLDELLSLSQYPQERTAYTISIDSALQILNFHFGTIGGLNGAWDDELIRTALAEIRNSSEFDDNISLVIISRASNISRSLTGLTRAIVPGNAGNPPYGVSRQRPALLMTKLLGSTSRNWYGHPFWVPVVRFPDGNYAFAANYS; encoded by the coding sequence ATGGATTTAGCGTTACTTAGCAATCAGAATCAAATTCCTCCGTCACTGATAGACTCACTCTTTGTTTTCTTAACAGGAGCTGCTTCCCTCAGATTGCTAGGCAATATTAAAAATTATACATATTTACTTCATACAAGTTTTAGGCAAGCACAGCACACCCAAGCCGCTATCGTAATAAGTCAGTTTTTTACCCAGTTGCAAGGTGAGTTAGGCCCTAATCAAACTCCTTCAAATAGGACAATGAGCGGCTTTATGGAGGCATATAATGCTTTGCAGAGCACATTTGGAAATGATATGCCTTCCTTTGAAGATGTAATAAGCGAAGTTAGAAACTACATTTTATCTACTTCCATTTCTGAAGTTAATGCTTCTACGGGGGACGGAGTAGATCCAAACCCTACCAGAAGGCATACTATTTACATCGGTGGCGCTAAAATTGGAAGAGGAGTTACTATTAGAAATTTGCTAGTAACCTATTACGGTAGGGATGCACAAAAACCTCAAATGGATACTGTGCTGCAACATGCAAGAATGTATGGATATAGGCAAAATGAATTGCCAGCAATTAGAATTTATTTGCCAATACATTTAGCTCGTAGATTTTATGATATACACGCTTCTGATAACGCGGTTAGAGAGGTTTGTAATCAGGTAGGTGAACCAATTTCTGTACTTCCTCTAAGCACCAGCCTAAATCCGACCCGGCGAAATGTTCTTAACAAGATGACTGTAGATCAACGGGCTTACGTGGGTGGTCGACAATATTTTCCTCGTCAGCCGATCGCAGAACCTCCGATTCTAGTTAACGCACAAACCCAGCAGTTAGATGAACTTCTTTCTCTCTCCCAATATCCACAGGAACGCACTGCATACACTATTTCTATAGATTCTGCCTTGCAGATTCTCAACTTTCACTTCGGTACCATAGGAGGGCTAAATGGTGCGTGGGATGATGAGCTAATTAGAACTGCATTGGCTGAAATTCGTAATTCTTCAGAATTCGATGACAATATATCTCTTGTTATTATTAGCCGAGCTTCTAATATTTCGCGTTCATTAACTGGCTTGACTAGAGCAATTGTTCCAGGTAACGCCGGCAATCCACCCTACGGAGTTAGCAGGCAAAGGCCAGCCCTACTAATGACAAAACTGCTGGGTTCAACCTCAAGAAACTGGTATGGCCATCCTTTTTGGGTTCCAGTAGTACGTTTCCCAGATGGAAACTATGCCTTTGCGGCAAATTACAGTTGA
- a CDS encoding ribonuclease III domain-containing protein has product MPAIMIKLEEAKRAIAFPDFHSDELLKIALTDPCTINELGLPPSQQVTLKQEYRRLAFLGDMLIDAILADFLYGTRRELTHEGFDNYRQNLVNRPFLANFAIALGLPEISSSWNRKNQKPPEDEPGVWGEMFEAVVGVLFLDADRDFDKLAKWLCNRFLWEAVDDYEEDPTLVTGDDYAEIQGLPSSFGILFSTSDGND; this is encoded by the coding sequence ATGCCTGCCATCATGATCAAGCTTGAAGAGGCTAAGCGTGCGATCGCGTTTCCTGATTTTCACAGTGACGAGTTACTTAAGATCGCCCTTACGGATCCCTGCACTATCAATGAGTTGGGACTGCCGCCCAGCCAACAAGTCACACTCAAGCAAGAATACCGTCGTCTTGCTTTTCTAGGTGACATGCTGATAGACGCTATTCTGGCGGATTTTCTCTATGGCACCAGGCGCGAATTAACTCACGAAGGTTTTGATAACTATCGGCAAAATTTAGTGAATAGACCGTTTTTGGCTAACTTTGCGATCGCCCTTGGCCTACCCGAGATTAGCTCTTCTTGGAATCGGAAAAACCAGAAACCTCCTGAAGATGAACCTGGCGTCTGGGGAGAAATGTTTGAGGCGGTCGTAGGGGTACTGTTTTTGGATGCTGACCGCGATTTTGACAAATTGGCTAAGTGGCTTTGTAACCGATTTCTTTGGGAAGCTGTTGATGACTATGAAGAAGACCCCACGCTAGTGACGGGGGACGATTATGCCGAGATACAAGGTCTACCAAGTTCTTTCGGCATTTTGTTTTCAACTAGCGATGGCAATGACTAA
- a CDS encoding toxin-antitoxin system HicB family antitoxin, with amino-acid sequence MTTQKRQTSIYLPDPMREAIQAIADREQRSFTFVVEMLLREALEARESAGKNG; translated from the coding sequence ATGACTACCCAAAAGCGTCAGACCAGCATTTACCTGCCAGACCCGATGAGGGAAGCTATTCAGGCGATCGCAGACAGAGAGCAGCGATCGTTTACGTTCGTGGTTGAAATGCTCTTGAGGGAGGCGTTAGAGGCAAGGGAGTCCGCTGGGAAGAATGGCTAG
- a CDS encoding Uma2 family endonuclease — protein sequence MTQATVTTDIYPDSDGQPMADNTKQYRWIVRLVSNLRNLLQGQTAFVAGDLLWYPVQVDAPPVPSQAPDAMVVLGRPDVDRGSYKQWKEDNIPPQVVFEIISPSNSATEISQKQAFYDRYGVLEMVFYDPDNFEFWGLTRQAPDERLVLLTRLNLPWTSPTLGVTFDMFEDGLALFYPNGERFKDPEELYQERNQTQRKLDRAMEKLRELGIDPSELEE from the coding sequence ATGACTCAAGCAACGGTAACCACGGATATCTATCCCGACTCCGATGGTCAGCCCATGGCTGATAACACGAAGCAATACCGTTGGATTGTGCGGTTGGTCAGCAATCTAAGAAATCTCTTGCAGGGCCAAACAGCTTTTGTCGCAGGGGATTTGCTCTGGTATCCGGTTCAGGTGGATGCTCCCCCCGTTCCTTCCCAGGCCCCTGATGCCATGGTGGTGCTGGGGCGTCCGGATGTTGACCGTGGCAGCTACAAGCAGTGGAAAGAGGACAACATCCCGCCCCAGGTAGTTTTTGAGATTATCTCTCCCAGTAATTCAGCCACTGAGATTTCACAAAAGCAAGCGTTTTATGACCGGTATGGGGTGCTGGAAATGGTCTTCTACGACCCCGACAATTTTGAGTTTTGGGGACTGACGCGCCAGGCCCCAGATGAACGGCTAGTGCTACTAACCCGCCTCAATTTGCCCTGGACATCCCCGACCCTAGGGGTCACATTTGACATGTTTGAGGATGGACTGGCGCTGTTCTATCCCAATGGGGAGCGCTTCAAAGACCCTGAGGAGCTGTACCAGGAACGGAACCAGACCCAGCGCAAATTAGATCGGGCTATGGAAAAACTACGGGAACTGGGTATCGACCCTAGTGAGTTGGAAGAATAG